In Fibrobacter sp., the genomic window GAGACAGGCCCTGCAGGATCTGGAGAAAGCAGGTTTGCTCAGGCGTATCCGCGAAGAAGTGGATCCGCACCTCCAGATGGCAGAAATCGCCCGCCAGGCATTCGACCGCGGGGGCCCTGCGCTCCTTTTCGAGAAGGTGAAAGGATGCCGTTTCCAGGCGGCGGCGAACATTTTCGGGACCCGCGAGCGCATGGAATTTCTGTTCCGCGATACGCTAAAAAGCACGCGGACCGCAATCTCCTTCAAGTCGAACCCGGTGGATTTTTTCAGGCACACGACACCCGCAGCGCTATTCCGAGCGGCGAAAGCGGGCATCCGCGCGCTCCCGAAGCGCTCGGGCAGCATCCGCGACTTCGAGGAATGCACGCTGGCCGACCTCCCGCAAATCGTGGGCTGGCCCGAAGACGGCGGCGCCTTCGTGACGCTCCCGCAGGTGGCATCGCGCCCGGCCGAACACGCAGGCTTTCTGCAGACGAACCTCGGCATGTACCGCGTGCAGATTTCCGGCAACGACTACGCGGCAGACGAATGCGGGCTGCATTACCAGATAAAGCGGGACATCGCGCGCCACCACAGGAAGGCAATTGAGGAAGGCCGCCCGCTCAAGGTGAGCGTGTTCATCGGAGGTCCGCCCGCCCATACCGTAGCCGCGGTGATGCCCATGCCGGAGAATTTGTCCGAACTGACTTTCGCCGGAATGCTCGGCGGGCGGAGATTCCGCTATTTCGAGCACGATGGTTACCTTGTCTCCAGCGATGCCGAATTTTGTATTTTAGGGGAGATGGCTCCAGACCTGAAACCAGAAGGCCCGTTCGGCGACCATGTGGGGTACTACTCCGGTAAGCACCCCTTCCCCTACATGCGCGTGAAGAAGGTGCTCTGCAAGAAGAACGCCATCTACCCGTTTACTTCCGTAGGCCGCCCCCCGAAAGAAGACACCATCTTCGGGGATTTCATACACGAGCTCACGAAGCCGATGGTACCCGCATCCATCCCGGGGGTACACGCGGTTCACGCGGTCGACGCCGCCGGAGTGCACCCGCTATGCCTCGCCGTCGCAAACGAGCGGTTCGTGCCCTACGCCAGGCCCGAAAACCGCGAACCGATGGAACTTCTCAAGACAGCGAACGCGCTGCTCGGATTCAACCAGGTCTCGCTTTCCAAGTACCTGATGGTGGCCGCGAAGGAAGATGCAAGCGGCACGCTAGGTGCCAGCGAAATTTCCGCCGATAGAAGCGCAAGGCAAGACGCCCGCAGGTCACTGGATGTCCGCGACGTGCCCGCATTCTTCGCGCATATCCTCGAGCGCATCGATTTTTCCCGCGATCTGCATTTCCAGACCTCCACGACCATCGACACGCTCGACTATACGGGCACCAGCCTGAATCACGGGTCGAAACTCGTCATCGCCGCCGCCGGACTAAAGCGCCGCGAACTGCGCAACGACGCCGCGGACCTAGCAAGCCTGGCGCTACCCGCCGGCTTCACGAGCCCGAAAATCGCCATGAAGGGCGTTCTCGCCATCCAGTGGAACACAACGGGGGCCGTACCTTCGTCCGGCGACATCTCCCCCCTGCTGGATTCGCTAGCGAAGTGGGAGTACCGCGAGAACTACCCGTGGGTAAGCATCGTGGACGACACTTCCACCATCGGCGCCAGCACTCCAAAGAGCCTCGACGATTTTATCTGGATGACATTCACACGCTCCGACCCCGCGCAGGACGCCTACGGGCCGGACGCGCACTTCGTAGACAAGCACTGGTCCATCCAGGCACCTATCGTAATCGACGCGCGCATCAAGCCGCGCCACCAGAAACCGCTCTGCGTTCCCGAAACCGTTATCGGAAGCGCAAGCAAGATTCTCGACAATGCGGGTTTTCCCTTAAGGAGGAGGAATGCGCACTAAGTTCATCGTTTTTTTATTGTCAACATTGTTCGTTCTTTCGGGTACGGCGGCCGCGCACAAATGCGGCATGGCATTCGCCTACCAGAATAGGAAAAACGCAGCCGCCAACCCCAAGGGCTTCGCGGCAAAGCGCATTACAATCGCCAGAGCCCAACAGAGCTGCGATGCCGACGCCTACTACGATACCGTCCTCACCCGCGAAACAGAGCACTTCCAGATTTTCTACACCCTCGACGAAGGCCCGCACGCCACGATTCCCGAGTTCATCGATTCGCTGGCCGTCGCGCTCGAAGACGCCTTCCATTTCCACACGGTAACCATGGGCATGCGCATCCCGATGGGTATCGACACTACAAGCCATTACCAGAAGCCCGTCAAAAAAGGACTCTACCCCATCGAAGTCGCCGACATAGACTTCTTGCGCGACCCCTACAACACCTTAGGCTCGGATTACTGCCACGGCTGTTACGGAATCACCTTCCCCGATCCCAGTGCCAATGGCGACCACAACAAATCAGGAATCATCATCGACAACGACTTCCACTATGTGCCCAAATATTCCAGTCGCGAGGGTTCTCTCGTAAAAGACGGGAAAGTCTGCAACTACCCCCTCGCCTCGGAGGTCCAATACAACCGAGCCCATGGTTATTCCTATGCCGACAATTGGGACAAGGCCATCCGCGTAACAGCCTTCCACGAGCTCTACCATGCCGTCCAGTTGCGCTATACCCACCTGTTCGAGCACTGGTCCCACTGGATAGAAGCCTCCGCCACGGCAAACGAAGAAATCGGGGTCCCCGACGTAAACGACTATTTCTTCTACATTCCTTATTTCTTCAACAGCATGAACGAATTTCCGCTTTACCTAGTAGATACCATCGCTTATGGCGACTACGGAGAAAGCATCCTGTACCTGTACCTCTACAAGCACGTCGACAAGCATTTCGACAAGGAAATCTGGGAGAACTTTGCAAAAACCCCCAACATATCTTTCGAAGAGAATCTCGAAAAAGTACTCAACAAGCGCAACCTTTCCGCCGATTCCGTATTCCACGATTTCGCGACACGACTCACCCTTTCTGGAGAAAACGCCAATACAGTCGACAAAAAACTCTGGGTATGGGATGACCAGCCAAACTGGGAATCACCCAGGATAAGGTCGGCAAACAGCAACTATTCCGACAGCAAGGAAGATTATTACTACGGCAA contains:
- a CDS encoding UbiD family decarboxylase, which produces MRQALQDLEKAGLLRRIREEVDPHLQMAEIARQAFDRGGPALLFEKVKGCRFQAAANIFGTRERMEFLFRDTLKSTRTAISFKSNPVDFFRHTTPAALFRAAKAGIRALPKRSGSIRDFEECTLADLPQIVGWPEDGGAFVTLPQVASRPAEHAGFLQTNLGMYRVQISGNDYAADECGLHYQIKRDIARHHRKAIEEGRPLKVSVFIGGPPAHTVAAVMPMPENLSELTFAGMLGGRRFRYFEHDGYLVSSDAEFCILGEMAPDLKPEGPFGDHVGYYSGKHPFPYMRVKKVLCKKNAIYPFTSVGRPPKEDTIFGDFIHELTKPMVPASIPGVHAVHAVDAAGVHPLCLAVANERFVPYARPENREPMELLKTANALLGFNQVSLSKYLMVAAKEDASGTLGASEISADRSARQDARRSLDVRDVPAFFAHILERIDFSRDLHFQTSTTIDTLDYTGTSLNHGSKLVIAAAGLKRRELRNDAADLASLALPAGFTSPKIAMKGVLAIQWNTTGAVPSSGDISPLLDSLAKWEYRENYPWVSIVDDTSTIGASTPKSLDDFIWMTFTRSDPAQDAYGPDAHFVDKHWSIQAPIVIDARIKPRHQKPLCVPETVIGSASKILDNAGFPLRRRNAH